One genomic window of Candidatus Dormiibacterota bacterium includes the following:
- a CDS encoding cytochrome c biogenesis protein CcdA, giving the protein MVALPTLIATFIAGLGSFLNPCTLPLLPAYLSYAGGISAAELADPERRAGHRGRLVGGTLLFVAGFGAVFVLLGIGAGGLGRQVRQAQRPVEIAGGAAMVVLGLALAGVIRAGWLERGASLRLPGRVRAAGLWSALPLGAVFAIGWTPCVGPYLASALTLAAVSSHAGAGAVLLAAYALGLGLPFVIAALVYASLPDLGRRLTRFAVPAARAGGVLVAALGVLLLSGQYSRLTSLLASLSVPHGG; this is encoded by the coding sequence ATGGTCGCGCTCCCCACCCTGATCGCCACCTTCATCGCCGGGTTGGGCTCGTTCCTCAACCCCTGCACGCTGCCGCTCCTCCCCGCCTACCTCTCCTATGCCGGCGGCATCTCCGCTGCCGAGCTCGCCGACCCGGAGCGGCGCGCCGGCCACCGCGGCCGCCTGGTCGGGGGCACGCTGCTCTTCGTCGCCGGCTTCGGCGCCGTCTTCGTCCTCCTCGGCATCGGCGCCGGCGGGCTCGGCCGGCAGGTCCGCCAGGCGCAGCGGCCGGTGGAGATCGCCGGCGGGGCCGCGATGGTGGTGCTGGGGCTGGCCCTCGCCGGGGTGATCCGCGCCGGCTGGCTGGAGCGCGGCGCCAGCCTGCGTCTGCCCGGCCGGGTCCGCGCCGCCGGCCTCTGGTCGGCCCTTCCCCTGGGAGCGGTCTTCGCGATCGGCTGGACCCCGTGCGTCGGCCCCTACCTCGCCTCGGCGCTCACCCTCGCCGCGGTGAGCTCGCACGCCGGCGCTGGAGCGGTCCTGCTCGCCGCCTACGCCCTCGGCCTGGGCCTGCCCTTCGTGATCGCCGCCCTGGTCTACGCGTCGCTGCCGGACCTGGGGCGGCGGCTGACCCGCTTCGCGGTTCCCGCCGCCCGGGCCGGCGGGGTGCTGGTGGCCGCGCTGGGGGTGCTCCTGCTCAGCGGCCAGTACTCGCGGCTCACCTCGCTGCTGGCCTCGCTCTCCGTGCCCCACGGCGGATAG
- a CDS encoding redoxin domain-containing protein has translation MRFRPSFRWALGAVLAVVAALVIGVAVTHPSADPGGGQAGGPGVASLAPIGDRQQVPDFTGIRGWINSPPLHRDQLRGKVVLVDFWTFSCVNCTRTIPHLRALYDHYRDRGLVIVGVHSPEFDFERDPANVTAAVRRLGVTWPVALDSDMATWNAYTNQYWPAEYLVDRQGRLAYFHPGEGEYATTENAVLQLLGGGAAAAPAATGVPGPGSDLTPELYAGSVRGSLGDGEQYGAQGARVDYPDHGDPRARDRLTVAGGWVDHAEYLEAATAGHVRLRLHAGDVYVVGGSATGAPLQVGVSLDGAPVPAAGRGPDLAPGGLTITGPDLRHVLQGVGPGDHVVDLAVPPGFRLYTFTFG, from the coding sequence ATGCGATTCCGCCCGTCCTTTCGCTGGGCGCTCGGCGCCGTGCTCGCGGTGGTCGCCGCCCTGGTCATCGGCGTGGCGGTGACCCATCCGTCCGCCGATCCCGGCGGCGGTCAGGCCGGTGGCCCGGGGGTGGCGTCGCTCGCCCCGATCGGCGACCGCCAGCAGGTCCCCGACTTCACCGGCATCCGCGGGTGGATCAACAGCCCCCCGCTGCACCGCGACCAGCTGCGCGGCAAGGTGGTGCTCGTCGACTTCTGGACCTTCTCCTGCGTCAACTGCACCCGCACCATCCCCCACCTCCGCGCGCTCTACGACCACTACCGCGACCGCGGGCTGGTGATCGTCGGGGTGCACTCGCCCGAGTTCGACTTCGAGAGGGACCCCGCCAACGTCACCGCCGCGGTGCGCCGGCTGGGGGTGACCTGGCCGGTGGCGCTCGACAGCGACATGGCCACCTGGAACGCCTACACCAACCAGTACTGGCCCGCCGAGTACCTGGTCGACCGCCAGGGCCGGCTGGCCTACTTCCACCCCGGCGAGGGCGAGTACGCCACCACCGAGAACGCGGTGCTGCAGCTCCTCGGCGGCGGCGCCGCCGCCGCCCCCGCGGCCACCGGCGTCCCCGGTCCGGGCTCGGACCTCACCCCGGAGCTGTACGCGGGCAGCGTCCGCGGCAGCCTCGGCGACGGCGAGCAGTACGGCGCTCAGGGCGCCCGGGTGGACTACCCCGACCACGGCGACCCCCGCGCCCGCGACCGGCTGACCGTCGCCGGGGGCTGGGTCGACCACGCCGAGTACCTGGAGGCGGCGACCGCCGGGCACGTCCGGCTGCGCCTCCACGCCGGCGACGTCTACGTGGTCGGCGGCAGCGCGACCGGCGCGCCGCTGCAGGTGGGGGTGAGCCTCGACGGCGCCCCGGTGCCGGCGGCGGGCCGCGGCCCCGACCTCGCCCCCGGCGGGCTCACCATCACCGGTCCCGACCTGCGCCACGTGCTCCAGGGGGTGGGCCCGGGCGACCACGTCGTCGACCTCGCGGTGCCCCCCGGCTTCCGCCTCTACACCTTCACCTTCGGCTGA
- the acnA gene encoding aconitate hydratase AcnA: MAEDRFGARAALGGVDGVEMYRLDRLATLGVGDPSGLPVTVKILLENLLRHSGERRVAEGDVEALARWAPGAGADQRERAFTPARVLLQDFTGVPAVVDLAAMRSAMARAGGDPSLVDPLVPVDLVVDHSVQVDAFGSAQAYAANIEREYERNRERYELLRWAQQAFNGFRVVPPGMGIVHQVNLEYLASVVALRQQGGGRIAFPDTLVGTDSHTPMVNGIGVLGWGVGGIEAEACLLGQPLFLLTPVVVGVRFHNALPPGVTATDLVLTLTELLRSHGVVGKFVEFCGTGLSALTAADRATMANMSPEFGATASLFPVDAQTLRYLRESGREPGHVELVERYCREQGMFRTDEDEPPRFSEMVELDLATVEPSLAGPSRPQDRVPLSRVWQSFCAKFGMPVDAAPTNGTVAEELSTLESEGGSPHPADVVRGRRRGDGIRALTDGSVVIAAITSCTNTSNPSVMIGAGLLAQRALERGLRLPDHVKTSLAPGSRVVTDYLERAGLLEPLNALRFNLVGYGCTTCIGNSGPLPDAVAEKVEDHDLAVVAVLSGNRNFEGRIHPQVRASYLASPPLVVAYALAGTVNIDLTTDPLGFDHDGVPVMLRDIWPSSEDVTEVMGRVLGREMFDREYSRIFEGDEHWRLLPAPTGSMFEWQPDSSYVQEPPFFTDLSSEPHTPGDIEGARVLALLGDSITTDHISPAGVIARNSPAAEYLTEHGVELRDFNTYGARRGNHEVMVRGTFANIRLRNRLAGGREGGVTEHQPSGEVTTIFDAAMRYQAEGTPLLLIAGREYGSGSSRDWAAKGPLLLGVRAVIAESYERIHRANLVGMGILPLQFQPGETAESLGISGRETYTLRGIAGGLTPGGEVAVTARAEDGSEVAFTAVARLDSLTDVDYHRHGGVLPLVLRQLMSRS, from the coding sequence ATGGCGGAGGATCGTTTCGGGGCGCGCGCCGCGCTCGGCGGCGTCGACGGGGTGGAGATGTACCGGCTGGACCGGCTCGCCACCCTGGGTGTCGGCGACCCCTCCGGCCTCCCGGTCACGGTCAAGATCCTCCTCGAGAACCTGCTCCGCCACAGCGGCGAGCGTCGCGTCGCCGAGGGCGACGTCGAGGCGCTGGCGCGCTGGGCCCCGGGCGCCGGCGCCGACCAGCGTGAGCGTGCCTTCACCCCGGCGCGTGTGCTGCTCCAGGACTTCACCGGCGTGCCCGCGGTCGTCGACCTCGCGGCGATGCGCTCGGCGATGGCCCGGGCCGGCGGCGACCCCTCCCTGGTCGACCCCCTGGTGCCCGTCGACCTGGTGGTCGACCACTCCGTCCAGGTCGACGCCTTCGGCTCGGCGCAGGCGTACGCTGCGAACATCGAGCGCGAGTACGAGCGCAACCGGGAGCGCTACGAGCTGCTGCGCTGGGCCCAACAGGCCTTCAACGGCTTCCGGGTGGTGCCTCCGGGGATGGGCATCGTCCACCAGGTCAACCTCGAGTACCTGGCGTCGGTGGTGGCGCTGCGGCAGCAGGGCGGAGGCCGGATCGCCTTCCCCGACACCCTGGTGGGCACCGACTCGCACACCCCGATGGTCAACGGCATCGGCGTGCTCGGCTGGGGGGTGGGGGGCATCGAGGCCGAGGCCTGCCTGCTCGGCCAGCCGCTCTTCCTGCTCACCCCGGTGGTGGTGGGCGTCCGCTTCCACAACGCGCTGCCCCCCGGGGTCACCGCCACCGACCTGGTGCTCACCCTCACCGAGCTGCTCCGCAGCCACGGAGTTGTGGGCAAGTTTGTCGAATTCTGCGGCACCGGGCTGTCGGCGCTGACCGCCGCCGATCGGGCGACGATGGCCAACATGTCGCCCGAGTTCGGCGCCACCGCGTCGCTGTTCCCCGTCGACGCGCAGACCCTCCGCTACCTGCGCGAGAGCGGCCGCGAGCCCGGCCACGTCGAGCTGGTGGAACGCTACTGCCGCGAGCAGGGCATGTTCCGCACCGACGAGGACGAGCCGCCGCGCTTCAGCGAGATGGTCGAGCTCGACCTCGCGACCGTGGAGCCGAGCCTCGCCGGGCCCAGCCGGCCCCAGGACCGGGTGCCTCTGAGCCGGGTGTGGCAGTCGTTCTGCGCCAAGTTCGGCATGCCCGTCGACGCCGCCCCGACCAACGGCACCGTCGCCGAGGAGCTCAGCACCCTGGAGAGCGAGGGCGGCAGCCCTCACCCCGCCGACGTGGTCCGGGGGCGGCGCCGCGGTGACGGCATCAGGGCGCTCACCGACGGCTCGGTGGTGATCGCGGCGATCACCTCGTGCACCAACACCTCGAACCCGTCGGTGATGATCGGCGCCGGGCTGCTGGCCCAGCGCGCCCTCGAGCGCGGCCTCCGCCTTCCCGACCACGTCAAGACCAGCCTCGCCCCGGGCTCGCGGGTGGTCACCGACTACCTGGAGCGCGCCGGCCTGCTCGAGCCGCTGAACGCGCTGCGCTTCAACCTGGTCGGCTACGGCTGCACCACCTGCATCGGCAACAGCGGGCCCCTGCCCGACGCGGTCGCCGAGAAGGTCGAGGACCACGACCTCGCGGTGGTCGCGGTGCTCTCCGGCAACCGGAACTTCGAAGGCCGGATCCACCCGCAGGTCAGGGCCTCGTACCTCGCGTCGCCGCCGCTGGTGGTCGCCTACGCGCTCGCCGGCACCGTCAACATCGACCTCACCACCGATCCCCTCGGCTTCGACCACGACGGCGTCCCGGTGATGCTGCGGGACATCTGGCCCAGCTCGGAGGACGTCACCGAGGTGATGGGCAGGGTGCTCGGCCGGGAGATGTTCGACCGCGAGTACTCGCGGATCTTCGAGGGCGACGAGCACTGGCGGCTGCTCCCCGCGCCCACCGGATCGATGTTCGAGTGGCAGCCCGACTCCAGCTACGTCCAGGAGCCGCCGTTCTTCACCGACCTCTCGTCCGAGCCCCACACCCCCGGCGACATCGAGGGGGCGCGGGTGCTCGCCCTGCTCGGCGACTCGATCACCACAGACCACATCTCGCCGGCGGGGGTGATCGCGCGCAACAGCCCGGCCGCCGAGTACCTCACCGAGCACGGCGTCGAGCTGCGCGACTTCAACACCTACGGGGCGCGGCGCGGCAACCACGAGGTGATGGTGCGCGGCACCTTCGCGAACATCCGGCTGCGCAACCGCCTCGCCGGCGGCCGCGAGGGCGGCGTCACCGAGCACCAGCCCAGCGGCGAGGTCACCACCATCTTCGACGCTGCGATGCGCTACCAGGCCGAGGGCACCCCGCTGCTGCTCATCGCCGGCCGCGAGTACGGCTCGGGGTCGAGCCGGGACTGGGCGGCGAAGGGCCCGCTGCTGCTCGGGGTGCGCGCCGTCATCGCCGAGTCCTACGAGCGCATCCACCGGGCCAACCTGGTGGGGATGGGGATCCTGCCGCTGCAGTTCCAGCCCGGCGAGACCGCGGAGTCGCTGGGGATCAGCGGTCGCGAGACCTACACCCTGCGCGGCATCGCCGGCGGCCTGACCCCCGGCGGCGAGGTTGCGGTGACCGCCCGCGCGGAGGACGGGTCGGAGGTCGCCTTCACCGCGGTGGCGCGGCTCGACAGCCTCACCGACGTCGACTACCACCGCCACGGCGGCGTCCTCCCGCTGGTGCTGCGGCAGCTGATGAGCAGGAGCTGA